A window of Desulfobacterales bacterium genomic DNA:
TTTGAGGCTTGCCGAGTTTTTGCGCTTTAGCTTCATGGGCCCGGCATCCCCCGGATCGTGCTGGAGAAGCCGGCAATGGGCGGGACGGACCCCGTGACATGGTGGCCGCAGTTATGATCAAGCCCCAAAAATGAATTGCACCATCTTGCCGATGCCCTTAAAGCTTTTCAAGAAACTGCTTTTCAGCGCTGAATCCGGTCAGCATGCCACGGCTTAATTTTTTCAGTCGGCATTTCGGACAGATCAGTATATCCACATCGGAAAATCCGGTCTTTTTCCGGACGAATTTAAATACCTTCGAGGTAATATGCTCTTCCCCACATACCGGACAATGCAGCGGCCCGGTTTTTTTCGTATCCTTGTCTTCAGATTTTTTTGGCGTGAGAATGCCGGTTACCGAACGATCAGATCCGATTCTGCCTTCACGGCATGTGGGACACACCAGGATTTCTATTTCCGGCAGGCCGGTATTTTCGACAATATAATCCACAATCGGCCGGGTAATATGAACATCTCCACATACCGGACAATGCAGATATTCGGGATTGGATCGAAGCAGGGATTTATCTGGTGTAAAGCCGGACAACATATCCCTGCCCAGTTTCTGCTGACGGCACCTGGGGCAAATGAGCAGATCAATGACATGGAGCCCGGTTTTTTCCATTTCATAGGCAACCATACCCTTTGTTATATGTTGCCGGCCACAGATGGGACACCTGAGAAGGTCAAAGCTCTGATGCCAGAGTGAACGAGTATCAGATTGCATTTTTTCCTTGATCGCACCTGTCGGACATATATTGCTGCAGGTAAAGCACCCGATACAATCCTCATTGGCTTCCCTGTACGGGGTTTCTACCACCTTGTCTGCCCCGCGACCCGTAGTATATATAGCGGCAGTCCCCTGTTCATGGCAGGCTCTGTAACATAACCCGCACAAAACACATTTTTTATTTTTCGCTCCGATCGGTTCAAATCGATTTTCAACGGGTTCACGCAGGATATTCTCTATCACCGGCTTAGCCTCCGGGGCCCTGGCCAGTAATAACTGTGCCGACATCATTCTGGATTTTTTCACCTTTTCCGTATCCGTATAAAAATATTCCGTCTTACGAATCGGATAGGCACAGGAAGCAACCAGTTTTGACCAGTCCCCTTTTCTAAGCTCCACCAGGCACAGCCTGCACCCCCCATATTCGGGCAATGCCGGATGATAACACAGCGAGGGGATATAAATATTATGTTCTCTGCACACCTCAATCAGTTTGGCATCTTTTTCGGCTTTGAATTTATTATCATTGATATAAATATCTATCATCGGTTATCTCCGCAATTTACCATGTTATCGCGTTAAAGTTACAGGAGAGTCTACATTCACCGCATTTAACGCATTTATCCTGATTGATTTTGTACGTTCCATCATCTGCTTTTTCAATGGCACTGACGACACACGCCTTATAACATGCTCCGCATTTTTTGCATGCTTCCGGGTCAATTTCAAATCGAGTCAACCTCTTGCATACACCCGCCGTACAATGTTTATTCTCGATATGATCGATATATTCATGTTTAAAATACCGAAGGGTACTCAACAACGGATTGGGAGCACTTTTACCCAGACCGCACAAGGCGCTTTCACTGATATATTCCCCGAGCTCTTCAAGCAGTTCGATATCTTCCATTCTGCCTTCACCGCGTGTAATCCGTTCGAGGATACTATATACCTGCATCAGGCCTTCACGGCACGGCGTACATTTACCGCAGGATTCTTCCATCAGAAACCTGGTAAAATACCTGGCCAGTTCCACCATACAGTCACAGTCATCCATGACAATCATGCCACCGGAGCCCATCATGGAACCAACACGGGTCAGGGAATCATAATCGATCGGCAAATCCATATAATCGATCGGGATACAGCCTCCGGAAGGCCCGCCGGTTTGAACGGCTTTAAACGGTCTGTTCTTTGAAATTCCACCGCCCACGTCATAAATGATTTCACGAAGCGCTATTCCCATCGGCACTTCGATCAATCCGGCATTTTTTATCTTGCCGACCAGCGAAAACACTTTGGTGCCAGGCGAGCCTTCCGTTCCCAGTTCGCGGTATTTATCGGCACCATTTAATATGATGTAGGGCACATTGGCAAAGGTTTCGACATTATTGAGCAGACTGGGTTTTTTCCAGAGACCGGCTTCAGCCGCATGAACGTATTTTTCATTGGGCTCGCCTATTTTCCCCTCAATCGATCGCATCAGCGCAGATGACTCACCGCATACGAAGGCACCGGCACCCCGCTTGATTTTGATGTCAAAGGAAAAGTCAGTTCCCATTATTTGATCGCCCAAAAAGCCTTTTTTCTTTGCGGCATCAATCGCAATTCTCAGGTTTTTTATGGCAATCGGATATTCATCCCGAACATATATATACCCCTGAGTCGATCCCACGGCATAGGCGGCAATGGCCATTCCCTCCAGAACCAGATGGGGTGTTCCCTGCATAACACTTCGATCCATAAATGCGCCGGGATCGCCCTCATCGCCATTGCAAAGGACATACTTAGGCGTCTGTTCTGATTCGAATATGCTCTTCCATTTGCGTCCGGTAGAAAACCCTCCACCGCCGCGGCCTCTGAGTCCTGACTTTATGATTTCATTTACGATATCTTCCGGATGCAACGTCAGGGTTTTCTTCAATGCATCATAACCGCCGAAATCAAGATAATCGTCAATACTTTCAGGATCCACCTGCCCATTGGTATTTAAAACAATTTTTTTCTGTTTTCTGTAAAAGGGAATCTCATGAACTTTTTCGAATTTTTCCCTGGTTTTGGCATCTTTCCAGAGCAGCCGGTCAACCACCTGATGCTGTCTGGCTTTTTCTATAATTTCTTCAACATCATCCGGCTTTACTTTTTGATAAAAGATATCGCCGGGCTGTACCTGAATGACCGGACCTGCCGCGCAAAATCCCTGGCAACCGGTCAGTTTAATCTCAAACCAGTCCTGTTTATGATTCTGAAACCTCTCATAAATTTCCTGGCTTCCATTTCCCAGGCAGCCCACATCCCCACAAACTAAAAATTTAATTTTCATTGCGCCTCCCGAAGTCTGTCAATGATATCTCTGACTTTTTTGCGTGTCAAATGCCCGTAAATTTTTTCATTGATCGACATTGCAGGCGCCATTGCACAAGCCCCGATGCAATTAACTGTTTCAAGGGTAAAGAGTTTATCATCGGTTGTTTCATCAACCCCTATCCCCAGATAACTTTGGATCTCATCCGATATATTTTCTGATAGTTTTAAATGGCAGGCGGTCCCTTCGCAGACCTTAATGATATACCTGCCCTTTTCTACCAGTGAAAATGCTTTATAAAACGTAGCGATCGCATACGCATAAGAATACGGTACCCCCGTCGACTGACTGATTTTTTTAAGATTGTCTTTTGATATATAGTTGTATGTATTCTGTATATCCTGCATCGCCTGAATAATTGCAGATGAATCATCAGCGTATTGTTCCAGATTTATATCATTTTTCATAGCGGCGCCTATCTTAGTCTGCGTTTAGCAAATTATGGTTCAGCTGACTCTTTAACTTGAGTTTGTTATAATGAAGTACAGGGCTCTAAAACGGTGCATTTGAAAATCGCTGAAAGCCCTGTATCCCCTTTATCGAAAGGTCCGAAGCTATTTAATACCGTTTGCAATTGCTAAATCGGTATGGGATATCATTATTTAATGAATGAAATTTTGTCCAGACCCAGCTCCTGAAGTTTTTCGGCCAATGGCACCCCATCTTCATCCCAGCCCCGGGTCGCATAATATTTCGGCAGCATTTCATCCAATCGGCTGACCCGGCCCTTAGCCGGGCCTGCGACAACAGGATCATTGAGCAACCTTGGAGGCAACGTGTCGTCTGCCTTTGTAAAACCGGCCTTCATGTTGAACAATCGCTCCAGGTTGTTAATCCGCTCGCCGCACTGCAGGACCGACTCTACGGTATAGTCAATTCCGGTCATGGCCGCCAGCTGATCCGCTATTTGCTGACCCCCCAGGGCAAATGTAGTAAACAGGCATAACCCGGCCGAATCAACTGCTGCGGTCAGATCCTGAAATATTTTACACCACACGTCTTTGCCTTCTATTTCATGCTGATCCAGTTTTTCAGGCAGACCGAGAATTTCAGGAGAAATCAGGTATCCCCGGACATGGGCTGCGCCGCAATTTGCCGTTGCATAGGTAAGTCCGATGCCCTGAATGGCGCGGGGATCGTAAGCCGGGATTTCCTGTTTTTTCACCGTCATAGACAATTCCGGATGCCCGTAGGATTCGGCAAGGCGGTAAGAGCCTTCGGCCAGTTTATCACCAAAGCCTTCGCGTTTGGCAGTCATTTCAACCAATTTAATAACGACATCCGGATCGCCGAAGTTGATTTCCATGCCGGCTTCTTCTTTGGTGAGATAGCCTTTTTGATACAGCTCCATGGCACAACCGATCGTGGACCCCATGGTAATGGTATCAAAGCCCTGTTCATTGCAGATAAAATTGGCCTTGATAACGGCATCAAGATTATCCACCCCGCACTGTGCACCAAAGGCCCATGCAGTTTCATATTCAGGCCCTTCGCCAAATCCTGCATATTTTGGATGGGTTACCTGAGTGACCCTGCCGCAGGCAATGGTGCATCCAAAACATCCCCGTTTGCGGACGAGCTGCTGCTTATTCATGGTTTCACTGCTGATATGATCTGCCTCGGGGAAATAGGACTCCTGAAAATTACGCGTCGGAAGCGCACCGCTGGCATTAATGATATTCATGAGTATATTAGAGCCAAACGTCGGAAGGCCTTCTCCGCACACGGGATTTTCCGCCATCATTTTTCTGATGCTCAATGCAACCGATCTGACTTTTACCGGATCCGCCGGCGTTACAGCGCCGGTTCCCTTTACAACGACCGCTTTTAATTTTTTAGAGCCCATGACCGCACCCACGCCGGATCTGCCGGCTGCACGATCTTTTTCATTCATAATCGAGGCAAACCGGATCAGTTTTTCACCCGTAGGACCGATACAGGCGACCTTGGCCATCGGATCCGTTTCAAGTAGCAGGGCATCGGTTGTTTCACCGGAGGTTTTACCCCAGATATGGGATGCATCTCGAATTTCCACTTTGTCATCATCAATAAACAGGTAAACCGGTTTTTCGGAAACCCCTTCAAAAATAACCATATCATAACCGGCATATTTCATCATGACACCGAACATGCCGCCGGAATTGGCCGCAGCGATCGCGCCGGTAAGAGGCCCTTTGGTTACCACTTCATAACGGCCGGTTGATGCACCGAGCCCCCCTGTCATCGGACCGCTTGCAAAGATAAGCTTGTTTTCGGAAGACAACGGATCAACTTCCGGATCGACCTCAGCGACAAAATATCTTGTTCCAAGACCTCTGGCGCCCAAGTAATCTTTTGCCCACTGTTTATTGAGGTTCTCGGTTTGAATTCTGCCATCAGACAAGTTTACGCGCAGTATCTTTCCTATCCATCCGTACATAGCTTATGCCTCCTTTCCGAATACCTGTTCAAATTTTGCTGACATAGCCTTTTTTCTGTCCAGGGTTTCCAGATCGGCTTTTATCCATTGAATCGCACCGGTCGGACAAAATTTGGCACATTCCGGATCACCATGGCAGGTATCACATTTAATGACCGTTTTTAATGCTCTGTCATATGAGATATTGCCGAACGGACAAGCCGTCACGCACATTCTACAGCCGATGCATTTTTCAGCATTATACTCAACAAGACCGGTTTCCGGATTTCTAACCAGAGCGTCGACAACACAGACTTTGGCACAAGCCGGATCATCACACTGAAGACAAGTCAACGGAACCGAAAATTTCATTGGCGAAGACAGCACCTCAATTCTGGATTTTGCCAGGCTAAAGTTTCCATAATGTTTCAAAGTGCATGCCAGCTGACATGAACGACAATCGATGCATTTTTCAGGTTGAAGCAGCAGTACATTTTGCATATTCGTACCTCCCCATGTTAACATAACGTTATGCGACGGTTTCATAACATGGCCGGATGCCGGGGCTAAATTTCTCTCCTCATCGATGCCGCGCCTGTCTCGGGGCATCGCATGCAACCAATTTTATCGACCCTGCATCTGGACGCTTTTTAAAAAACCGCCTACAAAACAACCGATCTATTTATTGTGTTAAACGCTTTAATCTTGAATGGACGGGAAGTCTTAAACTTCCTGTCCGGTTGATTTTCAATCAACGCAAAATCAAGGCCACTTGAATTAAAAAACTGATTTTTTTCAGCTATCTTTTTTAACCATTTGTTATTACAGTTTATTATAATTATATTTTTTTAATTCCGCTATCCGGCGGATCTGGCACCCGGACCTGCCACCCCGTCTTTGAGTCATATTTACACATACGCTAAAAAATATCGGGTACTTTTGACCCACACTGCCATTTAAAAGTTTTTTTGACCCATTAACGTTAAAATATCAATTAAACCAACAAGTTTGATTTATTCGTTCATCGATTTTTCAGAAGGCAGAACGGAGGCATGATGAATATCTACAAAATCTCTGTTCCGGAAATTTTTTTCGGCCGCGGCAGTTTGAAATATGCCGGCATAACCGCACGGCGACTGGGTGCAGAAAAAATATTATTTGTCAGTGACAGCGGACTGGAAAAAACCGGATGGCTCGACCTGATCTTTGAAATACTTGAAAGAGAAAATCTGAAGTGGATCAAATTCACGACCGTTGTCCCCAATCCCAGAGATCTTGATATTGAGGAAGGTGCTCGATTATACCGGCAGGAGGGTTGCGATGTGGTCATGTCGCTGGGGGGTGGCAGTCCTATGGACACGGCAAAGGGAATCGCGCTTCTTACAAGCAATGGAGGCTGTATCAGAGACTATGAAGGTGCAAACCGCATTCAGAGCCCTCTGCCGCCCATGATTTTTCTTCCCTCCACCGCCGGAGGGGGATCGGATATCTCCCAGTTTGCTATCATCACGGACGCAAAACGCAATATCAAAATGTCGATTATCAGCCGGACCTTGGTGCCCAACATATCCATCGTCGATCCGATTCTTCTGATGACAAACTCGGAAGGTCTGATCATAACATCGGCTATCGACGCCCTGGCACATGCCATTGAATCATATGTATCCCTTCTGGCAAGCCCCCTTACGGAAGTCAGGTCCCTGAAAGCCATTGATCTTATTTTAAAGCATCTGCCATTGGCATTAAAATACCGCCAGCTGGATGATCTGGAAAATTTAGCCATAGCGAGCACATCAGCGGCCATTGCCTTCAGCAATGCCAGTCTGGGAATGGAGCATGCCATTGCACACTCTTTAGGCGGCATGCTGGATGTGGTCCACGGTTTGATTCATCCCATTCTGCTGGCGCCGGTCATGCGTTATAACCTGCCGGTCTGTGTGAATAAAATTGCAAAATTCGGGGAAATCATCCTGGGCAAACGCCTTCAAACCGATGAATCGACCGCTCACGCAGGGATTGAGAAACTCGAAAAATTTTGCGCTTCTCTGAACGTCACAACCCGGTTAAGAGACATTGTATCGGATCGCGAGACATTGCCTCTGGTATGCCAGATGGCAATGTATGATTCATGCCTGCTGACCAACCCGCGGCCGGCTACCTGGGAACAGATGCTCCAAATCTGCGAAGAGGTCTGGTAATGCAGAAAACAACAAAGTTAGAAGACCTGATCGGTTTTGGCCATACCAAACTCGGGTTTTTCGGTGAAGTACAAAAAAAAGTACAGGAACTGCAAGCGTCCAACCGGGAACTTGAACAAAAGAGGCAGGAAATTCAAGCGATTCTCGATGGTATTACGGATGTAATCGTCGTAGTCACTCCGGATTATCGCATCCAGTCCGTCAATCAATTGTTTCATTCGGTATTTAACGTCAACACCGCGGAAAATCTGCTGTGCCATAAAGTGCTTCGAGGCCGGAACCACCCCTGCCCGGAATGTCCCATGCAGAAGGCACTGGAAACCAACTCCCTGAACAGAGGCCTGTCGATTATCCCTTTAAACGGAAAAAATTCTCATTTTGAAATTACCGCCTCCCCTCTCCGCGATAAAAACGGCCATCCGGAAAGCGTTCTGCTGCTGATGCGGGATGTCACGATGGAAAAGGAATATGAGGCCAAATACTTATATACTGAAAAAATGGCTACCATTGGCCTGCTTGCAGCCGGTGTCGCCCACGAAATCAATAATCCACTGGCTGCTATCAGCGGTTTTGCCGAAGGGATCAAGCGCCGGATGCCGGCATTGGACAAGTGCCTGGGCAGCAGCCAGTCATGCAGAATTCTGGCGGATGACTTTCATGAATATATTGACACCATATTGACCGAGTGCAATCGGTGCCGTGAGATCGTAAAAAACCTGCTGACATTCAGTCCCCGGAAGCAACCGGAATTTTTAGCGATTGATA
This region includes:
- a CDS encoding 2Fe-2S iron-sulfur cluster-binding protein, with the protein product MIDIYINDNKFKAEKDAKLIEVCREHNIYIPSLCYHPALPEYGGCRLCLVELRKGDWSKLVASCAYPIRKTEYFYTDTEKVKKSRMMSAQLLLARAPEAKPVIENILREPVENRFEPIGAKNKKCVLCGLCYRACHEQGTAAIYTTGRGADKVVETPYREANEDCIGCFTCSNICPTGAIKEKMQSDTRSLWHQSFDLLRCPICGRQHITKGMVAYEMEKTGLHVIDLLICPRCRQQKLGRDMLSGFTPDKSLLRSNPEYLHCPVCGDVHITRPIVDYIVENTGLPEIEILVCPTCREGRIGSDRSVTGILTPKKSEDKDTKKTGPLHCPVCGEEHITSKVFKFVRKKTGFSDVDILICPKCRLKKLSRGMLTGFSAEKQFLEKL
- a CDS encoding NADH-ubiquinone oxidoreductase-F iron-sulfur binding region domain-containing protein, with protein sequence MKIKFLVCGDVGCLGNGSQEIYERFQNHKQDWFEIKLTGCQGFCAAGPVIQVQPGDIFYQKVKPDDVEEIIEKARQHQVVDRLLWKDAKTREKFEKVHEIPFYRKQKKIVLNTNGQVDPESIDDYLDFGGYDALKKTLTLHPEDIVNEIIKSGLRGRGGGGFSTGRKWKSIFESEQTPKYVLCNGDEGDPGAFMDRSVMQGTPHLVLEGMAIAAYAVGSTQGYIYVRDEYPIAIKNLRIAIDAAKKKGFLGDQIMGTDFSFDIKIKRGAGAFVCGESSALMRSIEGKIGEPNEKYVHAAEAGLWKKPSLLNNVETFANVPYIILNGADKYRELGTEGSPGTKVFSLVGKIKNAGLIEVPMGIALREIIYDVGGGISKNRPFKAVQTGGPSGGCIPIDYMDLPIDYDSLTRVGSMMGSGGMIVMDDCDCMVELARYFTRFLMEESCGKCTPCREGLMQVYSILERITRGEGRMEDIELLEELGEYISESALCGLGKSAPNPLLSTLRYFKHEYIDHIENKHCTAGVCKRLTRFEIDPEACKKCGACYKACVVSAIEKADDGTYKINQDKCVKCGECRLSCNFNAITW
- a CDS encoding NAD(P)H-dependent oxidoreductase subunit E — its product is MKNDINLEQYADDSSAIIQAMQDIQNTYNYISKDNLKKISQSTGVPYSYAYAIATFYKAFSLVEKGRYIIKVCEGTACHLKLSENISDEIQSYLGIGVDETTDDKLFTLETVNCIGACAMAPAMSINEKIYGHLTRKKVRDIIDRLREAQ
- a CDS encoding aldehyde ferredoxin oxidoreductase family protein; the protein is MYGWIGKILRVNLSDGRIQTENLNKQWAKDYLGARGLGTRYFVAEVDPEVDPLSSENKLIFASGPMTGGLGASTGRYEVVTKGPLTGAIAAANSGGMFGVMMKYAGYDMVIFEGVSEKPVYLFIDDDKVEIRDASHIWGKTSGETTDALLLETDPMAKVACIGPTGEKLIRFASIMNEKDRAAGRSGVGAVMGSKKLKAVVVKGTGAVTPADPVKVRSVALSIRKMMAENPVCGEGLPTFGSNILMNIINASGALPTRNFQESYFPEADHISSETMNKQQLVRKRGCFGCTIACGRVTQVTHPKYAGFGEGPEYETAWAFGAQCGVDNLDAVIKANFICNEQGFDTITMGSTIGCAMELYQKGYLTKEEAGMEINFGDPDVVIKLVEMTAKREGFGDKLAEGSYRLAESYGHPELSMTVKKQEIPAYDPRAIQGIGLTYATANCGAAHVRGYLISPEILGLPEKLDQHEIEGKDVWCKIFQDLTAAVDSAGLCLFTTFALGGQQIADQLAAMTGIDYTVESVLQCGERINNLERLFNMKAGFTKADDTLPPRLLNDPVVAGPAKGRVSRLDEMLPKYYATRGWDEDGVPLAEKLQELGLDKISFIK
- a CDS encoding 4Fe-4S dicluster domain-containing protein, producing the protein MQNVLLLQPEKCIDCRSCQLACTLKHYGNFSLAKSRIEVLSSPMKFSVPLTCLQCDDPACAKVCVVDALVRNPETGLVEYNAEKCIGCRMCVTACPFGNISYDRALKTVIKCDTCHGDPECAKFCPTGAIQWIKADLETLDRKKAMSAKFEQVFGKEA
- a CDS encoding iron-containing alcohol dehydrogenase, with the translated sequence MMNIYKISVPEIFFGRGSLKYAGITARRLGAEKILFVSDSGLEKTGWLDLIFEILERENLKWIKFTTVVPNPRDLDIEEGARLYRQEGCDVVMSLGGGSPMDTAKGIALLTSNGGCIRDYEGANRIQSPLPPMIFLPSTAGGGSDISQFAIITDAKRNIKMSIISRTLVPNISIVDPILLMTNSEGLIITSAIDALAHAIESYVSLLASPLTEVRSLKAIDLILKHLPLALKYRQLDDLENLAIASTSAAIAFSNASLGMEHAIAHSLGGMLDVVHGLIHPILLAPVMRYNLPVCVNKIAKFGEIILGKRLQTDESTAHAGIEKLEKFCASLNVTTRLRDIVSDRETLPLVCQMAMYDSCLLTNPRPATWEQMLQICEEVW
- a CDS encoding ATP-binding protein — its product is MQKTTKLEDLIGFGHTKLGFFGEVQKKVQELQASNRELEQKRQEIQAILDGITDVIVVVTPDYRIQSVNQLFHSVFNVNTAENLLCHKVLRGRNHPCPECPMQKALETNSLNRGLSIIPLNGKNSHFEITASPLRDKNGHPESVLLLMRDVTMEKEYEAKYLYTEKMATIGLLAAGVAHEINNPLAAISGFAEGIKRRMPALDKCLGSSQSCRILADDFHEYIDTILTECNRCREIVKNLLTFSPRKQPEFLAIDINDLIEDIVKLLHHKLKHLPPGTVKLDLDRSIPYVRGISAELKQVILNLILNALDAIKSKGAISIHTRFEKDRWIIISVQDTGCGIPEKNIQHLFEPFFTTKPVGQGIGVGLSTCYNIIHQHDGEINVISQEGKGSTFEVKLPHSCD